The DNA sequence AATATCTAAAGGAGGTCCATTGTACTTTTTAACTAATTCTGTAGCATCCCATTCTCTCCATGCAGCATTAGTTTCTGTTCCACCCAAATAACCAGAGAATGCCTTTTTCCCCCATGGACATGAAATTGGATTACTTATAGGTGCAAAAGCAGATACTGTTTTGTATAAACCAGGATTTTTTAAAGCACATATTAAAGCTCCATGTCCACCCATACTatagaatttataataaaattatatgcaaagATTCTCATTATTAAAAACTAATGAATAGATCAACTTAGAAACTAAGTAAtccaattattaaataattaatggtTGTCCCACTGTTTACCTATGACCCATTATGGATTGTTTGTCTGGTAAAACAGGaaatttttcattaatcaaAGCTGGTAGTTCCTTAGTAACATAGCTATACATTCTGTAATGTTTTTTCCACGGCGTCTTTACTGCATCAACGTAAAAACCAGCACCAGTTCCAAAATCCCAATCATCATCTTCTCCAGGTATATTAAGATTGCGAGGGCTAGTATCAGGTGCAACTAAGATTACTCCTTGTTCAGAAGCATATTTTTGTGCACCTGCTTTCTGAACAAAATTAGCTTCTGTACATGTCAAGCCAGATAACCAATAAATGACGGGTACAGGTCCTTCTTCCACTTGCGGTGGAAGGAAGATTCCAAAATTCATTTTACATCCCAATTCATAGCTGCATTATAAAAAAATTGGTTAAATTTTACTCCAAGAGACTAAAAATTATTGACTTTTTTTCTGCAATTTTGTAGTTTCCGACGTATAGAATAAGAAAACACGCGTTTTAAGGCGAGGAATCAACTATTTCAAAAGTTATTACTATGTGAAATTGAgcatttttagaatattttacaCGTTAAATAATCTtgcgttttaataattttgatataaaaaatatattatacagtaCCTTTCGTGCGAATAGACTTTCTGCCATCCGCTGAAAACTTTGTTGCTAGAAA is a window from the Bombus affinis isolate iyBomAffi1 chromosome 9, iyBomAffi1.2, whole genome shotgun sequence genome containing:
- the LOC126920052 gene encoding S-formylglutathione hydrolase encodes the protein MPDITEVSSNKVFSGWQKVYSHESYELGCKMNFGIFLPPQVEEGPVPVIYWLSGLTCTEANFVQKAGAQKYASEQGVILVAPDTSPRNLNIPGEDDDWDFGTGAGFYVDAVKTPWKKHYRMYSYVTKELPALINEKFPVLPDKQSIMGHSMGGHGALICALKNPGLYKTVSAFAPISNPISCPWGKKAFSGYLGGTETNAAWREWDATELVKKYNGPPLDILIDQGKEDTFLKNGQLLPENLLSAAKDAGLSLVLRFQESYDHSYFFISTFIEDHIKHHVKYLKS